From the Jilunia laotingensis genome, the window ATATGAAAGTAACCAAGTATTTACCAATCCTAGCAATTTGTCTTATGACAACAGGATGTAACAGCAGCAAGCAGCAGGCCACATCAACTTCTGGTCTCGATCTTGCTAATCTTGACACAACGGCTCTTCCGGGAACCGATTTCTATCAGTATGCCTGTGGCGGCTGGATGAAGAATCATCCCCTTACTGACGAGTATTCACGTTTCGGCTCTTTCGACATGCTTGCCGAAAACAACCGCAAACAACTTCGCGGCCTTATCGAAGAATTGGCTGCTACCCAGCACGAAGCCGGTAGCATAGCACAGAAAGTGGGTGATTTGTATAACATTGCGATGGATAGTGTAAAGCTTAACAAAGAAGGTGTCGCTCCTATTAAACCGGAATTGGAAAAGATTGCTGCCATTAAGGACAAGTCCGAAATCTATCCCCTTATTGCCGAGATGCAAAAGAATGGAATGTATCCTTACTTTGCCGTCTATATAGGTGCGGACGATATGAACAGTTCGATGAATATGGTACATGCCGTTCAAGCCGGTTTAGGAATGGGTGAACGCGATTATTACCTTGAGAACGATGAAAGAACCAAGGAAATCCGCGATGCCTATCAAAAGCATGTTGTCAAGATGTTCCAATTGGCCGGATTTGATGAGGCGGCTGCACAGAAGGCTATGGCATCGGTCATGAATATTGAAAACCGTCTTGCCAAGTCTGCGCGTTCTATGGTTGAAATGCGCGACCCGCATGCCAACTATAATAAGAAGGCGATGGAAGAGCTGAAGAAGGAATATGCGCCTTTCGCTTGGGATATGTTCTTCTCCAATCTCGGACTGAATGATGTCGCTGAAGTGAATATCGGCCAGCCGAATTCTATAAAAGAGGTGAATGAAATCATCAACACCGTTCCTTTGGAAGATCAGATCGCTTATTTGCAATGGAATCTTATCAATAGTGCAGCAGGCTATCTGAGTGATGACTTCGTAGCACAGAATTTTGACTTCTATGGCAAGACGATGTCCGGAAGAAAAGAGATGCAACCGCGTTGGAAACGTGCTGTAAGCACGGTAGACGGTTCATTGGGTGAAGCTGTCGGCCAAATGTATGTAGAGAAATACTTCCCGGCTGCCGCTAAAGAACGTATGGTAGGTCTAGTGAAAAACCTGCAGACCTCTTTGGGCGAGCGTATTCAGAAATTGCCTTGGATGAGTGACGAAACCAAGCAGAAAGCACTTGAGAAATTGGCTACTTTCCATGTCAAGATTGGTTATCCGGACAAATGGAAAGATTACTCTTCATTGGATATTAAGAATGATACTTATTGGGCAAACATCGAACGTGCCAACCAGTGGGGACATAATGAAATGATTGCTAAGGCCGGCAAACCGGTAGATAAGGATGAGTGGATGATGACCCCTCAGACAGTAAATGCATATTACAATCCTACGACCAATGAAATTTGTTTCCCGGCTGGAATCTTACAATATCCGTTCTTCGATATGGATGCCGACGATGCCTTCAACTATGGTGCTATCGGTGTGGTGATCGGTCATGAAATGACTCACGGATTTGACGATCAGGGACGGCAGTATGACAAAGACGGTAATCTGAAAGATTGGTGGACTGAACAAGATGCAAAGAACTTTGAAGAACGTGCCCAAGTGATGGTTAACTTCTTTGACAGCATTGAAGTGGCACCGGGCGTACAAGCAAATGGCGAAGTTACGCTGGGCGAAAATATTGCCGATCACGGTGGCTTGCAAGTATCTTATCAGGCATTCAAGAATGCTACGGCTCAGGCTCCGTTGCCCGTTGAAAATGGTTTTACACCCGAACAACGCTTCTTCTTGTCATATGCTAATGTATGGGCCGGCAATATCCGTCCGGAAGAAATTCTTCGTTTGACCAAACTCGATGTGCATTCATTGGGTAAATGGCGTGTGGATGGAGCATTGCCACAGATTGACGCATGGTATGAAGCATTTAACATTACGGAGGAAGATCCGTTGTATATACCGGCTGATAAACGTGTATCTATTTGGTAATAGTTTCGTATAAACGATAACCCTTATATGAAAGCGCTGGCTCATAATCTTTTGAGTCAACGCTTTTTTATCATTAATTCACACCTTATTTGTTACGCGCGATAAACAATATTTCGTAACTTTGCACACCAAATACTTAATAAGCAAGCCCATGTCTGAGTCTAAAAGAATTAAAACCGCATTGGTGTCGGTTTATCATAAGGAAGGTTTGGATGAAATTATCACCAAACTGCATGAAGAAGGTGTAGAGTTTTTATCGACAGGCGGAACTCGCCAGTTTATCGAATCATTAGGATATCCCTGCAAGGCTGTGGAAGATCTGACTTCTTATCCCTCCATCCTTGGTGGCCGTGTGAAAACTCTCCATCCGAAAATATTCGGAGGTATCCTTTGCCGTCGCGGGCTGGAACAGGACATCCAGCAGATTGAGAAATATGAAATACCGGAAATAGACCTCGTGATCGTAGACCTCTATCCGTTTGAAGCCACAGTTGCTTCGGGCGCGGATGAGGCCGCCATCATTGAGAAGATCGATATAGGCGGAATCTCATTGATTCGTGCCGCTGCAAAAAACTATAATGATGTCGTGATCGTTGCTTCTCAGGCGCAGTATAAACCGTTGCTCGACATGTTGATGGAACACGGGGCAACTTCTACGCTTGAAGAACGCCGTTGGATGGCTAAAGAAGCATTTGCTGTGTCGTCCCATTACGATTCCGCGATCTTCAACTACTTTGACGCGCAGGAAGGTTCGGCTTTCCGTTGCTCGGTCAACGATCAGAAAACTCTTCGTTACGGTGAGAATCCGCATCAAAAAGGTTACTTCTATGGAAACTTGGATGCGATGTTCGACCAGATTCATGGAAAGGAAATCTCATACAACAACTTGCTTGACATAAATGCGGCTGTTGATTTGATCGATGAGTTTGAAGATGTGACGTTCGCCATATTGAAGCACAACAACGCCTGTGGCTTGGCTTCACGGCCTGCCGTCATCGATGCATGGAAAGATGCTTTGGCAGGTGATCCGGTTTCTGCGTTTGGCGGAGTGTTGGTTACGAATGCGGTGATTGACAAGGAGACTGCTGAAGAGATCAATAAGATATTCTTTGAAGTTGTGATAGCTCCCGATTATGACGTGGATGCACTTGAGATTCTGGGGCAGAAAAAGAATCGCATCATTCTTGTCCGCAAAGAGGCTAAATTGCCCAAGAAGCAATTCCGGTCTTTACTTAACGGTGTGCTTGTGCAGGAGAAAGATACGAATATAGAAACCACAGCCGATTTGAAGACTGTGACCGATAAAGTGCCTACTCCGGAAGAAGTAGAAGACATGTTGTTTGCCAATAAGATTGTGAAAAACAGCAAGTCGAATGCGATTGTTCTGGCCAAAGGGAAACAGTTGCTGGCAAGCGGTGTAGGTCAGACTTCACGTGTCGATGCGCTTAAGCAAGCAATCGAAAAAGCGAAATCATTCGGTTTCGATCTGAAAGGAGCTGTCATGGCATCGGATGCTTTCTTCCCCTTCCCGGACTGTGTGGAGATAGCAGGTAATGAAGGTATTACAGCTGTTATCCAACCGGGTGGTTCGGTAAAGGATGAACTGACGTTCGATTATTGTAATGAACATGGCATTGCGATGGTAA encodes:
- a CDS encoding M13 family metallopeptidase, which translates into the protein MKVTKYLPILAICLMTTGCNSSKQQATSTSGLDLANLDTTALPGTDFYQYACGGWMKNHPLTDEYSRFGSFDMLAENNRKQLRGLIEELAATQHEAGSIAQKVGDLYNIAMDSVKLNKEGVAPIKPELEKIAAIKDKSEIYPLIAEMQKNGMYPYFAVYIGADDMNSSMNMVHAVQAGLGMGERDYYLENDERTKEIRDAYQKHVVKMFQLAGFDEAAAQKAMASVMNIENRLAKSARSMVEMRDPHANYNKKAMEELKKEYAPFAWDMFFSNLGLNDVAEVNIGQPNSIKEVNEIINTVPLEDQIAYLQWNLINSAAGYLSDDFVAQNFDFYGKTMSGRKEMQPRWKRAVSTVDGSLGEAVGQMYVEKYFPAAAKERMVGLVKNLQTSLGERIQKLPWMSDETKQKALEKLATFHVKIGYPDKWKDYSSLDIKNDTYWANIERANQWGHNEMIAKAGKPVDKDEWMMTPQTVNAYYNPTTNEICFPAGILQYPFFDMDADDAFNYGAIGVVIGHEMTHGFDDQGRQYDKDGNLKDWWTEQDAKNFEERAQVMVNFFDSIEVAPGVQANGEVTLGENIADHGGLQVSYQAFKNATAQAPLPVENGFTPEQRFFLSYANVWAGNIRPEEILRLTKLDVHSLGKWRVDGALPQIDAWYEAFNITEEDPLYIPADKRVSIW
- the purH gene encoding bifunctional phosphoribosylaminoimidazolecarboxamide formyltransferase/IMP cyclohydrolase, yielding MSESKRIKTALVSVYHKEGLDEIITKLHEEGVEFLSTGGTRQFIESLGYPCKAVEDLTSYPSILGGRVKTLHPKIFGGILCRRGLEQDIQQIEKYEIPEIDLVIVDLYPFEATVASGADEAAIIEKIDIGGISLIRAAAKNYNDVVIVASQAQYKPLLDMLMEHGATSTLEERRWMAKEAFAVSSHYDSAIFNYFDAQEGSAFRCSVNDQKTLRYGENPHQKGYFYGNLDAMFDQIHGKEISYNNLLDINAAVDLIDEFEDVTFAILKHNNACGLASRPAVIDAWKDALAGDPVSAFGGVLVTNAVIDKETAEEINKIFFEVVIAPDYDVDALEILGQKKNRIILVRKEAKLPKKQFRSLLNGVLVQEKDTNIETTADLKTVTDKVPTPEEVEDMLFANKIVKNSKSNAIVLAKGKQLLASGVGQTSRVDALKQAIEKAKSFGFDLKGAVMASDAFFPFPDCVEIAGNEGITAVIQPGGSVKDELTFDYCNEHGIAMVTTGIRHFKH